In Natronococcus sp. AD-5, the genomic window GCCCGCGGCGGAGCCGTGGCTCGACGAGCCGCCGAGAACGGACTTCGCCGTCTTTCCGCGGGGAAAGGGACCCGGCGACGGCGAAGTCGCCTACGCGTTGCAGGTGATCGGCGAGCGGACCGACGTACCGGCGCGCGACCTCGAGGCGGCCGTCCTCGCGGTCGTCGACGAGGAGAGCGAGATCACCTACTTCGAAGTCGCACGGCGGGATCCGACGGGCTCCTCGCCGTCGGCGCTACCCGAGGGCTGCGAGGCGGACCTGCTCGCGGACCGCGTCGTCGTCTGGGATCCGCCGCTCGAACTGTACGAGGAGACGTTCTACGGGCAGCCGCTCGAGGGCCGGGAGTACGACCGACCGACCCTGCAGTGTTCGCTGCTCGAGGCCGCCTACCTCGCCGAGCGGGGCGCGATCGACCTCGAGCCGGCGTCGGTCCGCGAACGCGGCCGCGAGGTCGAGGGCGAGCGATTCGACCGCCGGTTTCTGGTGTACGCGGAACTGCGCGAGCGCGGCGTCGTCCCCAAGACCGGCTACAAGTTCGGGGCGGATTTCCGGACCTACGCCGACGTCGACTCCGTCGAGGACCTCGGCCACTCGGAGCTGCTGGTGCGCGTCCACCCGGCGAACTACGTCTTCGAGCCGCGCGACCTCGCGCTCGACGTGCGGTTAGCCCACGGCGTCCGGAAGACGATGGTGTTCGCGCTCGTGGGCGAGGAGGGTATCGAGTGGCGATCGCTCGAGCGGCTGACGCCCTGAGCGATCGACGCAAGGCGGTTACGGGACCGATCGGCGACGCTCGCAACGCCCGCTCGAGAACCCGGTAGAGCGACCGCGCTTCGCTACCGGGAAGTCAGAATCGAGGCGCCTTCGTGCTCGAGCAGGGCTCGCTTCAGGTCCAGCCCGCCGGCGTATCCGGTGAGCGAATCGGCGCCGACGACGCGATGGCAGGGGACGAGGACGGGAACCGGATTGCGGCCGCAGGCCTGTCCGACGGCGACCGGCGCCGTCTCGAGGTCGGCCGCGAGTTCGCCGTACGTGCGGGTTTCACCGTACGGGATCCGCTCCATCGCGCGCATCACCGTTCCCGTGAAGGTGCCGGGATAGTCGATCTCGAGATCGAACCTGTCTCTCCTTCCGGTTTCGTACTCCCGCAGTTGCTCGCGAACGGACGCCGAATCCGCGCCGATTCGCGCGTCGTCGAGTTCGAGGTCGCTCCCGAAGAGTCGGATCTGCATCGACTGCCGTTCGTCGTCGGAGCGCTTAATCCGTACGGTGACTCGAAATCGACGGCGAAACCGAAGGCGAAGGCTTTTGCGCTCCGGCGCGCCAAAACGGTGGTAATGACCGGAGACGACCCACTCGAGGAGTCCGAGTCAGGGGAACCGCGAGCCGGGGAATCAGCGACGGACGACGGTGAGCGGTCCTCGTCGGCACTCCGTTCGGACGGCGGAGCAGCAGGCGCAGATGACGTCGCACTGGACCCGTGGGGCTCCTCGAGCGTCTCCGACTACCGGAAGCTGTTCGAGGAGTTCGGCATCGAGGAGTTCGACGAGGTGCTCGAGGAGGTGCCGAACCCCCACTACCTGATGCGCCGGGGCGTCATCTTCGGCCACCGCGACTATCGCCCGGTCGCGGAGGCGATGCGGGAAGGCGAGGACGCGGCCGTCCTCTCGGGGTTCATGCCCACGGGCGACCCGCACATCGGTCACAAGCTCGTCTTCGATGAGATCATCTGGCACCAGCAGCAGGGCGCCGACGCCTACGCGCTGATCGCCGACCTCGAGGCCAACTCCGCCCGCGGGATGGGCTGGGACGAGATCGACGAGCACGCGCGTAACTATCTCCTCTCGCTGCTCGCGCTCGGCTTCGATCCCGAGGAGGGGGAACTCTACCGCCAGTCGACCAACCGCGAGGTCCAGGACCTGGCGTTCGAACTCGGGGCCGACGCGAACTTCTCGGAGTTCCAGGCGATCTACGGCTTCGACGGCGAGACCGACATCTCGCACATGCAGTCGGTCGTCACGCAGATGGCCGACATCCTCTACCCGCAACTCGAGGAGTCCAAACCCACCGTCATCCCCGTCGGACCGGACCAGGATCCCCACGTCCGGCTGGCGCGGGACCTCGCCGAGCGGACCCGCTTCTTCAAGGTCTCGGAGGCGTACGCGAGCTTCGAACTCGAGCCCGCGGAGCGCGACCTCGTCGCCGAGTTCTACGACCGTCTCGATCCCGCGGTCTTCGACGACGACACGCTCCGCTGCGTTCACGTCGCCGACGCGCTCGAGGAGACGCCGCTCGAGGAACTCGACGTGGCCGCCGACGCGCTCGGATCGGTCCTGACGAAGCTGAACGAGGCCGGGATGGAGCCGGTTCGTCCGCGAACGCGCTTCTTCGACCGCCGGGCGACCGAGGCGGCGTTCGACGCGCTCGTCGACTCGATCGACGGCGAGAAGCGCGTCTACGAGAGCCACGTCGACGCGTTCGACCTCGAGGCCGGCGAGGCCGAAGAGCTCGCCCGCGAGGTCGAGGTCGACAACGGCGGCTACGGCTTTCGCCCGCCGTCGTCGATCTACCACCGGTTCATGACCGGCCTCACGGGCGGCAAGATGTCCTCGTCGGTGCCGGCGAGCCACATCTCGCTGCTCGACGACCCCGAAGACGGCTACAGCAAGGTCAAGGCGGCGTCGACCGGCGGCCGCGAGACGGCCGAAGAACACCGCGAACTCGGCGGCCGCGCCGACGAGTGCCCCGTCTACGAGCTGTACGCCTACCTGCTCTCGGGTGACGACGACGAGTTCGCCAAGCGCGTCTACGACGAGTGTACCGACGGCGAGCGCCTCTGCGGCGACTGCAAGGAACAGGCCGCCCAGCTCATGAAGGAGTTCCTCGAGGAACACCAGGAGAAACGCGAGGAGGTCGCGGAGCTACTCGAGGGGGCGGACATCGAACTCGAATCGCCGCGAAAGGTCTAGTTGAGTTCCACGACCCGTGTTTCACTCCCTGGCGGCCGCTTCACCGGCCACCGCTGGGGTGGGAGTGAAAGGGGCGACGGCGCCGGAGGAAGGCAGGCGACCGTCGGACCGCAGCCGTCAGGCGAGGACCGCACGGAGCCTCCCGACTCGAGCGCCGTCAGGGCTTTCAGGGTGTCTCTATCGGGAGAGTCGAACCGGAGAGACGAACCGCGACTAGCGAGCGTCGCGTAACGTTTTTGCACCCCTGTTGCAATCGTTCGCACATGGCATCCGAACCCTACCGCCGGTGTGTCGTTCGCCAGTTAGCGCCGCGTCCGGGGTTCGGCTTCTTTTTCGCCCGGTGAACGCGGGCCGGTGGACTCGGAGGCGATCACACCGATCGCCCTCGGCGAAACCGTCCGCGATCCGTCGCGCCCTCGAGCGTCGCTCGAGTCGCCGTATTCGAGCCGACAACGGTGCGCCGGACCGAGTCGGAACCGCTAACTGACCGACCGACAGCAATTCAGGTAAGCGAATGCAACTTCCAGAATCACAGGTCGCGGTCCTCGAGGCCGCGAGCGCAGACGAGGCAACGTCCGTCGACGCCCTCGCTGCGGCGACCGACCTCCCGCCGGAGACCGTCACCGGGGCGGCCTTCGAACTCGAGGAGGACGGACTGGTCGCCGTCGCCGAGCGCGTCGACGAAACGGTCGCCCTCACGGAGGAGGGCCGCGAGTACGCCGCGGACGGATTGCCGGAGGTCCGCCTCTACGAGGCCGCGCTCGAAGCCGGCGCCGACGCCGACCCCGTCTCGATGGGGCGGGTCATCGGCGCCTCCGGGCTCGAGGGGGCCCAGATCGACATCGCGCTCTCGAACTACGCCCGGAAGGGGTACGGCACGATCGACGGCGGCGAGATCACGGCCGATCCGGACGCCGATCCCGCCGCGGACGCGGAGGCGAACGCGCTCGAGTCGCTGGTCGCCGACGGCGCGCTCGAGGGGAGCGACGACGTCCTCGACCGGCTCGAGCGCCGCGACCTCGTCGAGATCGCCGAGTCGACCGTCCGCGAGGTAACGCTGACCGAGCAGGGCGTCACGGAGCTCATGGCCGGCGTCGAGACCGCCGAGACGGTCGGGCAGGTGACGCCCGAACTCCTGACCAGCGGCGAGTGGGAGGACGTCGAGTTCGCCGAGTACAACGTCGAGGCCGACGCGGAGTCCGTCGAGGGCGGCCGGATCCATGTCCTGCGCGAGATGTCCGAGCGGGTCAAGGACGTCCTCGTCGGGATGGGCTTCCGGGAGATGGACGGCCCCCACGCCGACGCGGACTTCTGGATCAACGACTGTCTGTTCATGCCCCAGGATCACCCGGCGCGAACGCACTGGGACCGGTTCGCCTTAGAGCAGCCCACCCACATCGACGACCTCCCCGAAGACCTCGTCGAGCGCGTCGAGCGCGCCCATCGCGAGGGCGTCGGCGAGGACGGCGAGGGCTACCACTCCCCCTGGGACGAGGACTTCGCGCGAGCCCTCGCGCTGCGCGGGCACACGACCTCGCTGTCGACTCGCTACCTCTCCGGCGCCGAGATCGGCGAGATCGAACCGCCCGCCCGGTTCTTCAGCGTCGAGAAGGCCTACCGCAACGACACGCTGGACGCGACGCACCTGCTCGAGTTCTACCAGATCGAGGGGTGGGTGATGGCCGAGGATCTCTCCGTGCGCGACCTGATGGGTACCTTCGAGGAGTTCTACGCCCAGTTCGGCATCGAGGACATCCAGTTCAAACCGCACTACAACCCCTACACCGAGCCGAGCTTCGAGCTGTTCGGGACCCACCCGACGACGGGCGAACTGATCGAGATCGGCAACTCCGGCATCTTCCGCGAGGAGATGCTCGAGCCCCTCGGAGTAGAGTGCGACGTCATGGCCTGGGGGCTCGCCCTCGAGCGACTCGCCATGCTGACCACCGGCGCGGAGGACATCCGAGACCTCCACGGCACGCTCGCCGACCTCGAGTTCCTGCGGAACGCGGAGGTGACCTACTGATGCCAACCGTCGACATCGACCCCGACGAACTGCGAACGCTGACCGGCCGCGAGGAGAAGAGCGACGACGAGCTCATCGACGACCTGTTCGGGCTCGGCCTCGAGTTCGAAGGCCGTACCGAGGACGACGAGTTCGAACTCGAGTTCGCGCCCGACCGCCTCGATCGGCTCTCGGTCGAAGGCGTCGCGCGATCGATGCGCTACCACTACGGCGATTCTCGAGGGGTGCACGTCCCCTCGACCAATTCGGCCGACTGGACGATCGAGGTCGACGAGTCGGTTCCCGACGAGCGACCGTACGTCACCGGCGCGGTGATCCGCGGCGTCGAGCTGGACGAGGAGAGTCTGGACTCGCTCATCCAACTGCAGGAGAAACTCCACGCGACGATGGGCCGCAAGCGCGCGAAGGGCGCGATCGGGATCCACGATCTGACGATGCTCAAGGGAAGTCCGGCGACGGAGGGGAACCCGACGATCGAGTACGTCGGCGTCGAACCCGACGAGGACCGGTTCGTTCCGCTCGATTCCGACGCCGAGATGACGCCGGCGGAGGTGCTCGAGGAGCACCAGACCGGTCGGACGTACGCCGACCTCGTCAGCGAGTACGAGCGCTACCCCGCCATCTACGACGATCTCGGGCTGTTCTCGTTCCCGCCCGTCATCAACGGCCGCCGTACCGAGGTCTCGACCGATTCGCGGGACCTGTTCGTCGAGATGACCGGCGCCGACCAGTGGACGATCGACAAGATGCTGAACATCGTCTGCTACGCGCTCGCGGCCCGCGGCGCGACGCTCGAGGACGTGACGGTCGAATACCCCACCCACGAAATCGTCCGCCCGGACCTCTCGACGAAGACGAAGACCGTCGCCCACGAACGCATCGAGACGCTCCTCGGAATCGACCTCGACCCTGACGAAGTGATCGATCTGGGCGAGCGGTCGGGGCTC contains:
- a CDS encoding methylated-DNA--[protein]-cysteine S-methyltransferase translates to MQIRLFGSDLELDDARIGADSASVREQLREYETGRRDRFDLEIDYPGTFTGTVMRAMERIPYGETRTYGELAADLETAPVAVGQACGRNPVPVLVPCHRVVGADSLTGYAGGLDLKRALLEHEGASILTSR
- the pheS gene encoding phenylalanine--tRNA ligase subunit alpha; protein product: MQLPESQVAVLEAASADEATSVDALAAATDLPPETVTGAAFELEEDGLVAVAERVDETVALTEEGREYAADGLPEVRLYEAALEAGADADPVSMGRVIGASGLEGAQIDIALSNYARKGYGTIDGGEITADPDADPAADAEANALESLVADGALEGSDDVLDRLERRDLVEIAESTVREVTLTEQGVTELMAGVETAETVGQVTPELLTSGEWEDVEFAEYNVEADAESVEGGRIHVLREMSERVKDVLVGMGFREMDGPHADADFWINDCLFMPQDHPARTHWDRFALEQPTHIDDLPEDLVERVERAHREGVGEDGEGYHSPWDEDFARALALRGHTTSLSTRYLSGAEIGEIEPPARFFSVEKAYRNDTLDATHLLEFYQIEGWVMAEDLSVRDLMGTFEEFYAQFGIEDIQFKPHYNPYTEPSFELFGTHPTTGELIEIGNSGIFREEMLEPLGVECDVMAWGLALERLAMLTTGAEDIRDLHGTLADLEFLRNAEVTY
- a CDS encoding tryptophan--tRNA ligase codes for the protein MTGDDPLEESESGEPRAGESATDDGERSSSALRSDGGAAGADDVALDPWGSSSVSDYRKLFEEFGIEEFDEVLEEVPNPHYLMRRGVIFGHRDYRPVAEAMREGEDAAVLSGFMPTGDPHIGHKLVFDEIIWHQQQGADAYALIADLEANSARGMGWDEIDEHARNYLLSLLALGFDPEEGELYRQSTNREVQDLAFELGADANFSEFQAIYGFDGETDISHMQSVVTQMADILYPQLEESKPTVIPVGPDQDPHVRLARDLAERTRFFKVSEAYASFELEPAERDLVAEFYDRLDPAVFDDDTLRCVHVADALEETPLEELDVAADALGSVLTKLNEAGMEPVRPRTRFFDRRATEAAFDALVDSIDGEKRVYESHVDAFDLEAGEAEELAREVEVDNGGYGFRPPSSIYHRFMTGLTGGKMSSSVPASHISLLDDPEDGYSKVKAASTGGRETAEEHRELGGRADECPVYELYAYLLSGDDDEFAKRVYDECTDGERLCGDCKEQAAQLMKEFLEEHQEKREEVAELLEGADIELESPRKV
- the pheT gene encoding phenylalanine--tRNA ligase subunit beta; this translates as MPTVDIDPDELRTLTGREEKSDDELIDDLFGLGLEFEGRTEDDEFELEFAPDRLDRLSVEGVARSMRYHYGDSRGVHVPSTNSADWTIEVDESVPDERPYVTGAVIRGVELDEESLDSLIQLQEKLHATMGRKRAKGAIGIHDLTMLKGSPATEGNPTIEYVGVEPDEDRFVPLDSDAEMTPAEVLEEHQTGRTYADLVSEYERYPAIYDDLGLFSFPPVINGRRTEVSTDSRDLFVEMTGADQWTIDKMLNIVCYALAARGATLEDVTVEYPTHEIVRPDLSTKTKTVAHERIETLLGIDLDPDEVIDLGERSGLEAEKAESESGDLVYDVTIPPYRVDVLHPLDVIDDLGRAYGFNDLEPRYPEVGTVGGRHERSRLERAVRTQLVGLGFEDLLNFHMTNEEENYERVDVSPGDAVYGAGEPATIKEPYSEDYTILRTWTLPSLLQVLENNTHRAYPQHLSEVGFAAELDETENTGVAEGRRVGAVLASHDAGYEDAKARLQALARDFDVDLETPATDHPTFIPGRAADVVIDGETVGVVGEIHPKVLVEHDLEVPVAAFEFDLGALR
- the endA gene encoding tRNA-intron lyase, yielding MSLEGRFEDGVVRVGGDARQRYHDSRGYGYPLEGNEIALAPVEAAHLLYRGDLGAVVDGDDRLEFREFVAREPGPDFGVRFLVYADLRSRGFYLSPAAEPWLDEPPRTDFAVFPRGKGPGDGEVAYALQVIGERTDVPARDLEAAVLAVVDEESEITYFEVARRDPTGSSPSALPEGCEADLLADRVVVWDPPLELYEETFYGQPLEGREYDRPTLQCSLLEAAYLAERGAIDLEPASVRERGREVEGERFDRRFLVYAELRERGVVPKTGYKFGADFRTYADVDSVEDLGHSELLVRVHPANYVFEPRDLALDVRLAHGVRKTMVFALVGEEGIEWRSLERLTP